From the genome of Penaeus chinensis breed Huanghai No. 1 chromosome 8, ASM1920278v2, whole genome shotgun sequence, one region includes:
- the LOC125028319 gene encoding uncharacterized protein LOC125028319 isoform X2, which produces MMAFKFPRVFLHFRLPRALVLPRGSRGTHSGAGSGVGSGGGGGGSIRDAGGAFGRRGVVKEEEYFRRKQREQLIKLRKKLESEREATTESQPKGEGPEGAGDSTQSANDADLQADALIKDQVFLLHKLEEYESLVKLHQQEIRRVFEMAEENLQVISHYQEEIGFLKSTMEIQKQFPELDLGREPRFEIIKPRTGSFES; this is translated from the exons ATGATGGCGTTCAAATTTCCTCGCGTTTTCCTGCATTTCCGCTTGCCCAGGGCGCT agTCCTCCCCAGGGGCAGCCGAGGGACCCACAGCGGCGCCGGCTCGGGGGTCGGCAgcggcggggggggcgggggcagcaTCAGGGACGCCGGGGGGGCCTTCGGGAGACGCGgcgtggtgaaggaggaggagtatttCCGCAGGAAG CAAAGGGAACAGCTGATCAAACTCCGGAAGAAGCTGGAGAGCGAACGGGAAGCGACGACGGAGAGTCAACCAAAGGGCGAAGGACCAGAGGGCGCTGGAGATTCAACCCAGAGTGCCAATGACGCGGACCTTCAAGCCGACGCTCTCATCAAAGACCAAGTGTTCCTCCTTCACAAGCTTGAGGAATACGAAAGCCTTGTGAAGCTTCACCAGCAGGAAATCCGAAGAGTCTTCGAAATGGCAGAGGAGAACTTGCAGGTCATCAGCCACTATCAGGAGGAGATCGGCTTCCTGAAATCGACGATGGAGATCCAGAAGCAGTTTCCCGAGTTGGACCTTGGTCGGGAGCCGCGCTTCGAAATCATAAAGCCTCGAACGGGGAGCTTCGAGTCGTAA
- the LOC125028319 gene encoding uncharacterized protein LOC125028319 isoform X1: MMAFKFPRVFLHFRLPRALRVLPRGSRGTHSGAGSGVGSGGGGGGSIRDAGGAFGRRGVVKEEEYFRRKQREQLIKLRKKLESEREATTESQPKGEGPEGAGDSTQSANDADLQADALIKDQVFLLHKLEEYESLVKLHQQEIRRVFEMAEENLQVISHYQEEIGFLKSTMEIQKQFPELDLGREPRFEIIKPRTGSFES; this comes from the exons ATGATGGCGTTCAAATTTCCTCGCGTTTTCCTGCATTTCCGCTTGCCCAGGGCGCT cagagTCCTCCCCAGGGGCAGCCGAGGGACCCACAGCGGCGCCGGCTCGGGGGTCGGCAgcggcggggggggcgggggcagcaTCAGGGACGCCGGGGGGGCCTTCGGGAGACGCGgcgtggtgaaggaggaggagtatttCCGCAGGAAG CAAAGGGAACAGCTGATCAAACTCCGGAAGAAGCTGGAGAGCGAACGGGAAGCGACGACGGAGAGTCAACCAAAGGGCGAAGGACCAGAGGGCGCTGGAGATTCAACCCAGAGTGCCAATGACGCGGACCTTCAAGCCGACGCTCTCATCAAAGACCAAGTGTTCCTCCTTCACAAGCTTGAGGAATACGAAAGCCTTGTGAAGCTTCACCAGCAGGAAATCCGAAGAGTCTTCGAAATGGCAGAGGAGAACTTGCAGGTCATCAGCCACTATCAGGAGGAGATCGGCTTCCTGAAATCGACGATGGAGATCCAGAAGCAGTTTCCCGAGTTGGACCTTGGTCGGGAGCCGCGCTTCGAAATCATAAAGCCTCGAACGGGGAGCTTCGAGTCGTAA